The Candidatus Omnitrophota bacterium genome segment GCATCATCAACATCTTCCGGCTGGACCAATTTAAGCTGTGGGATTCCACCGGGCGGAAGCTTGGACTTGATATTATTATTGAGGGCAGCATGGGATAGTTTTGTATATCCTGCTATATACTCGTCAGAGAATTGCTTCTGAGTTATTCGAAGCTGTGGGGCGAGTGCGAATGCTATATCATTACAAAAAAATAGACATACTATTGCCATTGTGATTACTCTTAGCAGCAATATATGCCTTACTTTGTATTGGATTAACATATTTTACTTAAATATACCACTAAATCATAATAATACAAGGAAAGATAACCAAGTATTTTATTTTTTAACAGGTCTGAAGCTACGACGATGGATTGCGGATGGGCCATATTTTTCTAAAGCGGCCATATGAAATTTCGTACCATATCCTTTGTGCCTTGCGAACCCATATTGAGGATAAATACTATCATACTCCAGCATAATCCTATCCCTAGTCACCTTTGCTATTATCGATGCCGCGGCAATGGATAGGCTCTTTGAGTCTCCTCCCACTATACACTTAAGCGGGCACTTGGTATATATATTCATCTTACCATCTACTATAACATATTCGGGTGGGACTTCAAGGCTGGATATGGCCATCTTCATGGCTCTTTTTGTGGCCTGATATATATTGATCTTATCTATTGTCTTCTCGTCAACTATACCAACGCCTACTATGGCCTTCTCTATTATCTCGTCGTACGCCATCTCTCTTCTTTTGGCGGATAATTTCTTAGAATCGTCTATTATTTCTCCAAAAACAAAAGTTTTCAGAATAACAGCCGCCGCAACAACAGGGCCCGCCAAGGGCCCCCTGCCCGCTTCATCTACACCTGCGATAAAACGATATCCGCAGTTATTTAGGCTCCTCTCGTGAACCAGCAGGGCCTTCGCGTTCGATCTTTTCTTCAACTTTCGTCTCTTTGCCTATCTTTCTCTTAAGATAATAAAGTTTCGCTCTCTTCACGTCGCCCTTCTTCACTACTACTATCTTTTCAATCGAAGGCGTATGAAGCGGGAATACTCTCTCCACTCCCTCGCCGTAAGAGATCTTTCGCACGGTAAACGTTTCGCCTATCCCCGAGCCCTTCTTCGCTATAACTATACCTTCGAAAGTCTGGGCCCTGGCCTTTCCTTCTTCTATTATCTTAACGAGAACATCGATGGTGTCTCCGACATTAAACTGCGGCAGATCCTTCCTTAAGCCTACAGCCTCAACCAACTTCAGATACTTATTCATCTTATCTTCCTTTCCTTTCATTCTTCGCTTCGCCCAGAATGGAACTCTATATTTAAGCGAGCGGTTTCTTAATCAAATCCGGCCTTCTAACCTTTGTCCTTGCGAGCGCCTGGTCGCTGCGCCAACTCTCTATTTTTTTGTGGTCCCCGTTTAACAATACTTCCGGGACCTTCATTCCTCTGAATTCCGCGGGTCTTGTATACTGCGGATATTCCAATAAATTATTTTCAAATGACTCCGCTATAGTAGATTCGCTATGGCCCAAAACACCGGGTACCAGCCTCACAACAGAATCAACCAAAGCAAGCGCGGGAATCTCCCCGCAAGTAAGAATATAATCGCCTATAGAAATCTCTTCGTCGGCAAGCTCTCTTATTCTCTCATCGACGCCTTCATAGTGACCACAGATCAAAACGAGCTGCTTATCCCTGGCCAGTCTCTTCGCAATCTTTTGATCAAGCTTCTTTCCCTGCGGCGTCAGGAGTATTACTTTTGCAACTTTTTTCTTTGACACCAGCTCATCTACCGCCCGCCACACCGGCTCTACCTTCATTACCATGCCGGGCCCGCCGCCGAAAGGCTTATCATCAGCCGTCCTGTGAGAGTCGCTCGTCCAGTCCCTTAAATTATGAACCCTTATCCTGACGAGGCCTTTTTTCTGGGCTATCTTAAGCATCGACTCCCCTAAAATGTTTTCAAACATTTTAGGAAAGAGCGTAAGTATGTCGATTTTCATATTTTCAGCTTTAGGCTTTAAGCTTAAAACTTGAAGCTTACGGCTTATAACTTATTTTTTAATTCCCTGTTTCTTAAAAAGTATCCTTACCGAATCCGACGGTATCGCGCCCACCCCGAGCCAATATTGTGCGCGCTCTTTATCTATCTTCACATTAGCCGGATTGGTCTTCGGATCGTAATAACCCAGTGTCTCTATAGGTCTACTGTCTCTTGCTCTACGCTTGTCTATAACAACAATGCGATGAGACGGCTTCTTCAGGGTTCCGAACCTCTTCAATCTGATAACTGCTGGCATCTACTACCTCCTATTTCTCTTTTTCTCTCCACACTTTTGCTCCCAACTTCACGAGCTTATCTTCTAACATCTCATAGCCCCTGTCAAGATGATAGATCCTATGAACATCTGTCCTGCCTTTGGCTACGAGCCCCGCGAGGACAAGCGCGGCTGACGCTCTTAAATCCGACGCCATGACAGGCGCGCCGCTTAAATTTTTTACTCCCTTTATTATCGCAC includes the following:
- a CDS encoding ribonuclease HII encodes the protein MKKRSNAKALLVHERSLNNCGYRFIAGVDEAGRGPLAGPVVAAAVILKTFVFGEIIDDSKKLSAKRREMAYDEIIEKAIVGVGIVDEKTIDKINIYQATKRAMKMAISSLEVPPEYVIVDGKMNIYTKCPLKCIVGGDSKSLSIAAASIIAKVTRDRIMLEYDSIYPQYGFARHKGYGTKFHMAALEKYGPSAIHRRSFRPVKK
- the rplS gene encoding 50S ribosomal protein L19 is translated as MNKYLKLVEAVGLRKDLPQFNVGDTIDVLVKIIEEGKARAQTFEGIVIAKKGSGIGETFTVRKISYGEGVERVFPLHTPSIEKIVVVKKGDVKRAKLYYLKRKIGKETKVEEKIEREGPAGSREEPK
- the trmD gene encoding tRNA (guanosine(37)-N1)-methyltransferase TrmD, with translation MKIDILTLFPKMFENILGESMLKIAQKKGLVRIRVHNLRDWTSDSHRTADDKPFGGGPGMVMKVEPVWRAVDELVSKKKVAKVILLTPQGKKLDQKIAKRLARDKQLVLICGHYEGVDERIRELADEEISIGDYILTCGEIPALALVDSVVRLVPGVLGHSESTIAESFENNLLEYPQYTRPAEFRGMKVPEVLLNGDHKKIESWRSDQALARTKVRRPDLIKKPLA
- the rpsP gene encoding 30S ribosomal protein S16; protein product: MPAVIRLKRFGTLKKPSHRIVVIDKRRARDSRPIETLGYYDPKTNPANVKIDKERAQYWLGVGAIPSDSVRILFKKQGIKK